A single region of the Salvia miltiorrhiza cultivar Shanhuang (shh) chromosome 8, IMPLAD_Smil_shh, whole genome shotgun sequence genome encodes:
- the LOC130996687 gene encoding 11S globulin seed storage protein 2-like, producing MASKFLLALSLSLLVSAALGDRQYAPRETMAGRPLRLSRPQQCRIHRISAVQPRNQIQSEGGFTELWDEFEDQFQCAGVVAMRNTLRPNALSLPNYHPNPRLVYIEKGQGFIGVIFPGCAETYQARGGQQEAERKGDERDLHQKIHRIRRGDVIALPPGAVHWCHNDGSEDLIAVSINDLNHQSNQLDQKFRAFYLAGSAPQRGKGGEEATFHNIFQAFDAELMAEAFNVSPDLIRRMQATEEERGLSVIARESMSYIRPDEYQRRESSRPYNNGFEETFCAMKIRTNIENAKDADIYSREAGKLNVADRHKLPILSYLDMSAEKGSIFANAMLSPHWVMEGHTIVYVTRGEAQVEVVDHSGQAMMKERVSQGDMFVVPQFYTSTAKAGNQGFEWVAFKTSGNPMRNDMAGYTSALRGMPLQVLTNAYQMSPSEAQAIKTNRGSQTFLLSPARRAGKPY from the exons ATGGCGTCCAAGTTTCttctcgctctctctctatccCTCCTAGTTTCAGCTGCGCTTGGAGATAGACAATATGCACCGAGAGAAACCATGGCCGGCCGGCCCCTCCGCCTGAGCCGCCCCCAGCAATGCCGCATCCATCGCATCTCCGCTGTCCAGCCCCGCAACCAGATCCAGTCCGAGGGCGGCTTCACCGAGCTCTGGGACGAGTTCGAGGATCAGTTCCAATGCGCCGGCGTCGTCGCCATGAGGAACACTCTCCGCCCCAACGCCCTCTCCTTGCCCAACTACCACCCTAACCCCCGCCTCGTCTACATCGAGAAAG GTCAGGGATTCATCGGCGTCATCTTCCCCGGCTGCGCCGAGACATACCAAGCCCGCGGCGGTCAACAGGAAGCCGAGCGCAAAGGAGACGAGAGAGACTTGCACCAGAAGATACACCGCATCCGCCGCGGCGACGTCATCGCACTCCCCCCAGGCGCAGTCCACTGGTGCCACAACGACGGCAGCGAGGACTTGATCGCTGTCTCCATCAACGATCTCAACCACCAAAGCAACCAGCTCGACCAGAAATTCAga GCATTCTACCTGGCCGGGTCAGCGCCGCAAAGAGGCAAGGGCGGCGAGGAGGCGACGTTCCACAACATATTCCAAGCATTCGACGCGGAGCTGATGGCGGAGGCCTTCAACGTGTCCCCCGACCTCATCAGGCGGATGCAGGCGACGGAGGAGGAGAGAGGGCTGAGCGTCATCGCCCGCGAGAGCATGAGCTACATCCGGCCCGACGAATACCAACGCAGGGAATCTTCTAGACCCTACAACAACGGCTTCGAGGAAACCTTCTGCGCGATGAAGATCCGCACCAACATCGAAAACGCAAAGGACGCCGACATCTACTCAAGGGAGGCCGGAAAGCTCAACGTCGCCGACAGGCACAAGCTCCCCATCCTCAGCTACCTCGACATGAGCGCCGAGAAAGGCTCTATCTTCGCg AATGCGATGCTGAGCCCCCACTGGGTAATGGAAGGGCACACGATCGTGTACGTGACCCGGGGCGAGGCGCAGGTTGAAGTGGTGGACCACAGCGGGCAGGCGATGATGAAGGAGCGGGTGAGCCAGGGAGACATGTTCGTGGTGCCGCAGTTCTACACGTCCACGGCCAAGGCCGGGAACCAGGGATTCGAGTGGGTGGCCTTCAAGACCAGCGGCAACCCCATGCGCAACGACATGGCCGGCTACACGTCCGCGCTCAGGGGAATGCCACTGCAGGTTCTCACCAACGCCTACCAGATGTCGCCCTCCGAGGCGCAGGCCATCAAGACCAACCGTGGCAGCCAGACCTTCTTGCTCTCTCCCGCCCGCCGTGCCGGCAAGCCCTATTGA
- the LOC130998453 gene encoding uncharacterized protein LOC130998453 — MAVELMMSYGNSSFASQSEETAAAEAASGLQSVEKLIRFFSSAQKPAEDYAAVADAAVSKFKRAISLLGGVCPSPNSGEDRGGYSKIYCPTPIQQVPPPDYLHNAAEDSKTISFSYSHESSFINSPPSAAAFHVIGTKPPLSSSCASSGNGISGKCGGRRVDRSSPAGQNGGSGREGEAAGVVWGELKAA; from the exons ATGGCCGTGGAGCTCATGATGAGCTACGGAAACAGCAGCTTCGCTTCGCAATCGGAAGAAACCGCCGCTGCGGAAGCCGCTTCCGGCCTCCAGAGCGTCGAGAAGCTCATCCGATTCTTCTCTTCCGCTCAGAAGCCGGCGGAGGATTACGCGGCGGTGGCGGATGCGGCGGTGAGTAAATTCAAGAGAGCGATATCTCTCCTCGGCGGCGTATGCCCTTCACCGAACTCTGGCGAGGATCGCGGCGGCTATTCGAAGATCTACTGCCCCACTCCGATTCAGCAGGTTCCGCCGCCCGATTACCTTCACAATGCGGCGGAGGATTCCAAAACCATCAGCTTCTCTTACTCCCACGAAAGCTCCTTCATCAATTCGCCGCCTTCCGCTGCCGCGTTCCATGTAATCGGAACCAAGCCGCCCCTTTCTTCTTCCTGTGCTTCGTCTGGAAACGGCATCTCCGGCAAGTGCGGCGGCCGCCGCGTGGACCGGTCGTCTCCGGCTGGGCAGAATGGAGGCAGCGGGCGTGAGGGGGAGGCGGCTGGTGTGGTTTGGGGAGAATTAAAAGCAG CCTAG